The Deltaproteobacteria bacterium genome includes a region encoding these proteins:
- the rsfS gene encoding ribosome silencing factor: protein MGTRETLLRCARLAREKKAADIRALDVREWASFTDYFLLCSGTSDRQVAAVAHHIEESLKKEGVRPLGLEGIREGRWALLDYGDFVVHVFLSSVRDFYNFDRLWGSAPEIPLPEEP from the coding sequence ATAGGGACAAGGGAAACGCTGCTCCGGTGCGCGCGGCTCGCCCGGGAAAAGAAGGCCGCCGACATCCGCGCACTGGACGTACGGGAGTGGGCCTCCTTCACCGATTACTTCCTCCTTTGCTCGGGAACGTCCGACCGGCAGGTCGCCGCCGTCGCCCATCACATCGAGGAGTCGCTTAAAAAAGAAGGAGTCCGGCCGCTGGGGCTGGAGGGGATCCGCGAGGGGCGGTGGGCCCTGCTCGACTACGGCGATTTCGTGGTGCATGTATTTCTTTCCAGCGTGAGGGATTTCTACAACTTCGACCGGTTGTGGGGATCGGCCCCTGAGATCCCCCTCCCAGAGGAGCCATAA
- the nadD gene encoding nicotinate (nicotinamide) nucleotide adenylyltransferase has protein sequence MNPGATSVALFGGTFDPVHNGHLRMAVEVKEALGLPRVVLFPSHRPPHKPKQPLTEDRHRLAMVAAATTGISGLEVSDVEVRRGGASYSLLTVMDFRRDSPSSEFIFIIGADAFAEISTWHRYEELLSACDFILLPRPGSDAEPASPAGVRIEKEEPHCYSWKGKSYRIAGGRRLFCPSLPALEISSSSIREKVRTGKCIRGLVPPDVERYIYDHGLYLDPGEGRRS, from the coding sequence GTGAACCCCGGGGCGACATCGGTCGCGCTCTTCGGCGGCACCTTCGACCCGGTCCACAACGGGCACCTGCGGATGGCGGTGGAGGTGAAGGAGGCGCTGGGGCTGCCCCGAGTCGTGCTCTTCCCTTCGCACCGCCCGCCCCACAAGCCGAAGCAGCCCCTTACGGAGGACCGCCACCGGCTGGCGATGGTCGCCGCCGCCACAACCGGCATCTCCGGGTTGGAGGTTTCCGACGTCGAGGTCCGGCGCGGCGGGGCTTCCTACTCCCTGTTGACGGTCATGGACTTCCGGCGCGACTCCCCTTCCTCCGAATTCATTTTCATCATCGGCGCCGACGCCTTCGCCGAGATCTCGACCTGGCACCGGTACGAGGAACTCCTTTCCGCTTGCGATTTCATACTTCTTCCCCGCCCGGGCTCCGACGCCGAGCCCGCTTCCCCGGCCGGGGTCCGTATTGAAAAAGAGGAGCCTCATTGCTATAGTTGGAAGGGGAAAAGTTACCGCATCGCCGGCGGAAGACGGCTGTTCTGTCCGTCGCTGCCGGCCCTGGAGATTTCCTCGAGCTCCATCCGGGAGAAAGTTCGGACGGGCAAGTGCATCCGGGGACTCGTCCCGCCGGATGTGGAACGGTATATTTACGACCATGGGCTTTACCTCGATCCTGGGGAGGGAAGACGGTCATAG
- a CDS encoding glutamate-5-semialdehyde dehydrogenase encodes MTSIKESVEATCRQAKAAAAGLARASASAKNAALAGMAMGLRERSEWLKNENGKDMAAGKAKGLSAAMLDRLLLTDARIGQMADGIEEVIALPDPVGEVLRMWRRPNGLLVGRMRIPLGVVGIIYESRPNVTADAAALCVKSGNSVVLRGGSEAIHSNTSIAQILRDALSASGLPADAVSVIGRTDRSAIDVMLAAEEYIDLIIPRGGEGLIRSVAEKSRIPVIKHYKGVCHIFVDENADFAQAVSICVNAKVQRPGVCNAMETLLVHEKAAPRFLPEIAAELAKRGVEIRGCPETVRLVPGAKPATENDWGTEYLDLILAVRVVPSMDAAMEHIRRYGSLHTEAILTKDHARAMRFVREVDSSLVLVNASTRFNDGFQLGLGAEIGISTTKIHAFGPMGLEELTTTKFVAFGDGQVRE; translated from the coding sequence ATGACTTCGATTAAGGAAAGCGTAGAAGCAACCTGTCGCCAGGCGAAGGCTGCGGCGGCCGGACTGGCGCGCGCGTCCGCCTCCGCGAAGAACGCGGCGCTCGCCGGAATGGCGATGGGGCTTCGCGAGCGGTCGGAGTGGCTTAAGAACGAGAACGGAAAGGACATGGCCGCCGGAAAGGCGAAGGGGCTTTCCGCCGCGATGCTCGACCGTCTCCTGCTCACCGACGCGCGGATCGGTCAGATGGCGGACGGGATCGAGGAAGTGATAGCCCTGCCAGACCCGGTCGGCGAAGTCCTTCGGATGTGGCGGCGGCCCAACGGCCTGCTGGTCGGCAGGATGCGCATACCGCTGGGCGTCGTGGGGATCATTTACGAGTCCCGGCCGAACGTGACGGCGGACGCGGCGGCTTTGTGCGTAAAGTCGGGGAACTCCGTGGTTCTTCGCGGAGGGTCGGAGGCCATCCATTCCAATACGTCCATCGCGCAGATCCTGCGCGATGCGCTCTCGGCGAGCGGCCTGCCGGCGGACGCGGTGTCGGTCATCGGGCGGACGGACCGGTCGGCGATCGACGTCATGCTCGCGGCCGAGGAATACATCGACCTTATCATCCCGCGCGGGGGGGAGGGGCTCATCCGAAGCGTGGCGGAGAAATCCCGTATCCCGGTGATCAAGCACTACAAGGGAGTCTGCCACATTTTCGTCGACGAGAACGCCGACTTCGCGCAGGCGGTCTCTATCTGCGTCAACGCCAAGGTCCAGCGCCCGGGCGTCTGCAACGCCATGGAAACGCTCCTCGTTCACGAGAAGGCGGCCCCGCGGTTTCTCCCGGAAATCGCGGCCGAGCTTGCGAAGAGAGGCGTCGAAATCCGCGGATGCCCCGAAACGGTGCGTCTGGTGCCCGGCGCGAAACCCGCAACGGAAAACGACTGGGGGACGGAATACCTGGACCTGATCCTGGCCGTCCGGGTGGTACCGTCGATGGATGCGGCGATGGAGCATATCCGCCGCTACGGGTCGCTGCATACCGAGGCGATCCTCACGAAGGACCACGCAAGGGCGATGCGGTTCGTTCGCGAGGTGGACTCTTCCCTGGTGCTCGTAAACGCATCCACCCGGTTCAACGACGGGTTCCAGCTCGGCCTGGGCGCGGAGATCGGGATCAGCACAACCAAGATCCACGCCTTCGGCCCGATGGGCCTCGAAGAGCTGACCACGACTAAGTTCGTCGCATTCGGGGACGGCCAGGTCCGGGAATAA
- the proB gene encoding glutamate 5-kinase: protein MRTETTDRSAFLASRKVRRIIVKLGSGTLTDATQGLRGATIRSLAEQVARIRDERGTEVVVVTSGAIAAGRRKLGMADRPRTIALKQAAAAVGQTTLMRAYERAFERRGLKVGQLLLTHEDFENRERYLNAKNTMETLLSRGIVPIVNENDTVATEEIRLGDNDHLAALVTQLMGADLLLLLTDSDGLCTKDPRRFSDARRIPLLSAIDDSLLKVSGGSHSGEVGTGGMKSKLLAARVVADWGTPVAIANGRSRRSIIDVLEGKDTGTLILPRGTSRAPSRKMWIAHARQTHGTIIVDDGARKVLLHGGKSLLPAGILGAVGTFRKGDTVSIGDRKGRVFARGISSWSREDVDRGMGRKSAEVRAILGQETPSEVVHRDNLTILRDGAAKQERI, encoded by the coding sequence ATGCGGACTGAGACGACGGACAGGAGCGCGTTTCTCGCTTCGAGAAAGGTGCGCCGGATCATCGTCAAGCTGGGCAGCGGCACGCTGACCGACGCCACGCAGGGCCTGCGGGGCGCGACGATCCGCTCCCTTGCGGAGCAGGTGGCTCGGATCCGGGACGAGCGGGGGACGGAAGTCGTCGTAGTTACCTCGGGCGCCATCGCCGCCGGCCGCAGGAAGCTCGGGATGGCCGACCGCCCCAGGACGATCGCTCTTAAGCAGGCCGCCGCCGCCGTGGGGCAGACCACCCTGATGCGAGCATACGAGCGGGCGTTCGAGCGGCGGGGGCTGAAAGTAGGGCAGCTCCTCCTCACTCACGAGGACTTCGAAAACAGGGAGCGGTATCTGAACGCGAAGAACACGATGGAGACGCTGCTCTCCCGAGGCATCGTCCCGATCGTCAACGAGAACGACACGGTGGCGACGGAGGAGATCCGGCTGGGCGACAACGATCACCTTGCCGCGCTGGTGACACAATTGATGGGCGCGGACCTGCTGCTGCTTCTGACAGACAGCGACGGGCTTTGCACGAAGGACCCCCGCCGCTTCTCCGACGCCAGGCGGATCCCCCTGCTCTCGGCGATCGACGATTCGCTGCTCAAGGTATCCGGCGGCAGTCACAGCGGGGAGGTGGGCACCGGCGGGATGAAATCGAAACTGCTCGCGGCGCGCGTCGTCGCCGACTGGGGAACCCCGGTAGCCATCGCGAACGGTCGGTCCCGCCGCTCCATCATCGACGTCCTCGAAGGAAAAGACACCGGCACCCTGATCCTGCCGCGCGGGACTTCACGGGCGCCCAGCCGAAAGATGTGGATCGCGCACGCGCGGCAGACGCACGGGACGATTATCGTGGACGACGGGGCGAGGAAAGTGCTCCTGCATGGAGGGAAGAGCCTGCTTCCCGCCGGGATCCTGGGAGCCGTCGGCACGTTCAGGAAGGGCGACACGGTGTCCATCGGCGACCGGAAAGGCCGGGTCTTCGCACGGGGGATCTCCTCCTGGTCACGCGAAGATGTGGACAGGGGCATGGGCCGGAAGAGCGCGGAGGTCAGGGCGATCCTCGGGCAGGAGACCCCGTCGGAAGTGGTACACCGCGACAACCTCACCATTTTGCGCGACGGCGCAGCGAAACAGGAGCGCATTTGA
- the obgE gene encoding GTPase ObgE, with product MHFIDEAAITVRAGDGGRGCSSFRREKFVPRGGPDGGNGGNGGNVLLQVSPHLSTLLDFRYRKIFKAKRGRHGMGKCMHGKNAPDLVVSVPPGTLVYDDENGDLIADLTKPGETLVAATGGRGGRGNAVFVSSTRQAPDRADPGRPGEERKLRLSLKLIANVGLVGLPNAGKSTLLSRISRARPKIADYPFTTLSPVLGVVLHRDEEFVVADLPGLIEGAHKGAGLGHRFLKHAERTEALVHVLDSARSAEEIAEAYRIVRDEMEKFRPELAQRPTLLAFNKTDVTGAGESAKEARELLNLPEGDAYYISAATGSGITALLDGLAALRKERKGDAD from the coding sequence ATGCATTTCATCGACGAGGCCGCCATCACCGTTCGCGCGGGTGACGGCGGCCGGGGATGCTCAAGCTTCCGCAGGGAGAAGTTCGTCCCGCGGGGCGGCCCCGACGGCGGAAACGGCGGAAACGGCGGAAACGTTCTCCTCCAGGTCAGCCCTCACCTTTCCACCCTGCTCGACTTCCGGTACCGGAAAATCTTCAAGGCGAAGCGCGGCCGGCACGGCATGGGAAAATGCATGCACGGGAAAAACGCCCCCGACCTGGTCGTTTCCGTTCCCCCGGGCACGCTCGTCTACGACGACGAGAACGGCGATCTCATCGCCGATCTCACGAAGCCGGGTGAGACGCTTGTCGCCGCCACGGGAGGGCGCGGAGGCCGCGGCAACGCAGTTTTCGTCTCCTCGACCCGCCAGGCGCCGGACCGGGCGGATCCGGGCAGGCCGGGCGAGGAGCGGAAGCTCAGGCTTTCCCTCAAGCTGATAGCGAACGTCGGACTTGTGGGACTTCCCAACGCGGGGAAGTCCACCCTGCTATCGCGGATTTCGAGGGCGCGGCCGAAGATCGCCGATTACCCCTTCACCACCCTGTCTCCCGTTCTTGGGGTTGTGCTGCACAGGGACGAGGAATTCGTGGTTGCCGACCTGCCGGGGCTTATCGAGGGCGCCCACAAAGGGGCGGGCCTCGGCCACCGCTTCCTGAAGCACGCCGAGAGAACGGAAGCTCTCGTCCACGTGCTGGACTCCGCGCGTTCCGCGGAAGAAATCGCGGAGGCCTATCGGATCGTCCGCGACGAGATGGAGAAATTTCGGCCGGAGCTGGCGCAGCGGCCGACGCTTCTCGCCTTCAACAAGACGGACGTGACGGGCGCCGGGGAATCCGCGAAGGAAGCCCGCGAGCTGTTGAATTTACCGGAGGGGGATGCCTATTATATTTCCGCCGCCACCGGCAGCGGCATCACGGCGCTGCTGGACGGGCTTGCGGCGCTGAGAAAGGAACGAAAGGGCGATGCGGACTGA
- the rpmA gene encoding 50S ribosomal protein L27: MAHKKGVGSSRNGRDSHSKRLGVKRGGGQYVTAGSILVRQRGTPMHPGENVGIGRDHTLFALIDGTVRFERLGKDRKKVSVLALS; the protein is encoded by the coding sequence ATGGCGCATAAAAAAGGTGTCGGAAGCTCACGGAACGGGCGTGACAGCCACAGCAAGCGGCTCGGCGTGAAGCGGGGCGGCGGCCAATACGTCACCGCGGGATCGATCCTCGTCCGCCAGAGGGGAACGCCGATGCACCCCGGCGAGAACGTGGGCATCGGCAGGGACCACACCCTGTTCGCCCTGATCGACGGCACGGTCCGGTTCGAAAGACTCGGCAAGGACCGCAAGAAGGTGTCCGTCCTCGCTCTTTCCTGA
- the rplU gene encoding 50S ribosomal protein L21 codes for MYAVVRSGGKQLRVSPGEIVSVEKLPVEAGATVELTDVLLVSSESGTVVGTPTVPNAKVVCTSLGDGKGKKIVIYKYKRRKGYARKAGHRQPFTKLSVQEILVG; via the coding sequence ATGTACGCTGTGGTAAGGTCCGGCGGGAAGCAGCTGCGCGTTTCCCCCGGCGAAATCGTAAGCGTGGAGAAACTGCCGGTCGAGGCCGGCGCGACCGTCGAACTGACGGACGTGCTGCTCGTCTCTTCCGAAAGCGGAACGGTCGTGGGAACTCCCACCGTCCCCAATGCGAAGGTCGTCTGCACATCGCTTGGAGACGGCAAGGGGAAAAAGATCGTCATCTACAAATACAAGCGGCGCAAGGGATACGCCCGGAAGGCGGGCCACCGGCAGCCGTTCACCAAGCTCTCCGTCCAGGAGATCCTGGTGGGGTGA
- a CDS encoding NAD(P)-binding domain-containing protein has product MSRNVLIVGGGPAGLLLAYHLREQGIDYKVLERGKIAQSWRSMRPGMVLLSPAVPGTDWTSLTLKHPIWALPRTRRPFPSREDFLCYVEAFARENGLNVAENTAVMRVSAEPGKFIASTTGGEESCRFLVLASGASTEPAFPDVPGIGNNPRVVHSCDFVNCTAYAGKRVLVVGGGNSAAEIAIDLAGTATVTMCTRGPIRYFSETGNLEDIRGASESVLKELFKFGIVRLREDDPVVSVSYRRISYRGGDEREYDWIMCATGYRPKCIPLSGGELRVDPDGYPAISNAGETSVPGLYACGSLARFNRRCAFIHGFRNYVENVLWDIADRL; this is encoded by the coding sequence GTGTCGAGGAACGTATTGATCGTCGGAGGAGGACCGGCCGGGCTTCTGCTTGCGTACCATCTGCGCGAGCAGGGGATAGATTACAAGGTGCTGGAGCGTGGAAAGATCGCCCAGTCGTGGAGATCGATGCGGCCGGGGATGGTGCTCCTGTCCCCCGCGGTACCCGGAACCGACTGGACTTCCCTGACACTCAAGCATCCTATCTGGGCGCTTCCCAGGACCCGGAGGCCGTTTCCGTCCCGTGAGGATTTCCTTTGTTACGTGGAAGCGTTCGCCCGCGAGAACGGCCTTAACGTTGCGGAGAACACCGCCGTCATGCGGGTGTCCGCGGAACCGGGAAAATTCATCGCATCGACAACCGGTGGGGAGGAATCCTGCCGGTTCCTCGTGCTGGCATCCGGGGCGTCGACCGAGCCGGCGTTCCCGGACGTCCCCGGGATCGGGAACAACCCGAGGGTTGTTCACTCCTGCGACTTCGTCAATTGCACCGCTTACGCGGGCAAACGCGTGCTTGTCGTGGGAGGGGGGAACTCCGCCGCGGAAATAGCGATCGACTTGGCCGGCACGGCGACAGTCACCATGTGCACCAGGGGGCCGATCCGCTATTTCAGCGAAACGGGGAACCTTGAGGACATCCGCGGGGCTTCGGAGAGCGTGCTGAAGGAACTGTTCAAGTTCGGGATAGTCCGCCTTCGCGAGGACGATCCCGTAGTTTCCGTCTCCTACCGCAGGATCAGCTACCGGGGCGGCGACGAACGCGAGTACGACTGGATCATGTGCGCGACGGGCTACCGGCCGAAGTGCATACCGCTGTCGGGCGGTGAACTGAGGGTCGACCCCGACGGTTACCCCGCGATCTCAAACGCCGGAGAGACCAGCGTCCCGGGACTGTACGCCTGCGGCTCGCTGGCACGCTTCAACCGGCGCTGCGCCTTCATCCACGGCTTCCGCAATTACGTGGAGAATGTGCTCTGGGACATCGCCGACCGGTTATAG
- a CDS encoding YifB family Mg chelatase-like AAA ATPase, whose amino-acid sequence MLVRVRASTLMGIDAVPVEVETDISQGLPSYTIVGLPGTPVRESGDRIRAAIRNSGFPFPGRKVTINLAPADLRKESALLDLPIALSILCAEGLLPAEAIGKYLVAGELSLDGSIKSVRGVLSQGLLAQRLSLDGLLVPSSNASEAILVPGIDVIAAGTLRDAVSVLGGGSRPPSPAPETVPPEGELPDLRDVVGQPTARRALEIAAAGGHALLLAGTPGCGKTMLAERIPGILPDFSDGEALETAQVYSAAGEPPWPRLIARRPFRAPHHTVTPAGLIGGGNPPRPGEITFAHGGVLFLDEFSEFRRDAREALRQPIESGEIRIARAGNVYRFPCRFLLVAATNPCPCGNAGHSRRICRCSPHQISQFAGKFSGPLLDRIDLAVSVPPLAGTDWCRSGEGEPTSAVRERVMRCRKIQERRYARRPRRTNGEVRASFPELASHLSPEARSLLTRAADRFGLSGRAICKVARIGRTIADIAAEKTVALPHIAEAIQFRLPDFARTNEPEPAL is encoded by the coding sequence ATGCTCGTCCGCGTCCGCGCTTCCACGCTCATGGGAATCGACGCCGTCCCCGTCGAAGTGGAAACCGACATCTCGCAGGGCCTCCCCTCCTACACTATCGTGGGGCTTCCCGGCACGCCGGTGCGCGAAAGCGGGGACCGCATCCGCGCCGCCATCCGCAACTCCGGGTTCCCGTTCCCCGGTCGAAAGGTGACAATAAACCTCGCGCCTGCCGACCTGCGGAAGGAGAGCGCGCTGCTCGACCTCCCCATCGCGCTTTCCATTCTTTGCGCTGAAGGATTGCTTCCGGCGGAAGCCATAGGCAAGTACCTCGTCGCGGGGGAATTATCTCTCGACGGATCCATCAAATCGGTCCGGGGGGTCCTTTCGCAGGGACTCCTCGCGCAACGGCTTTCCCTCGATGGGCTCCTGGTCCCATCCTCCAATGCGTCCGAAGCGATTCTCGTCCCCGGCATCGACGTGATCGCGGCTGGAACGCTGCGGGATGCGGTCTCCGTCCTGGGTGGAGGTTCTCGCCCCCCTTCCCCGGCGCCCGAGACCGTCCCCCCGGAAGGGGAATTACCTGATCTGCGCGACGTCGTCGGGCAGCCGACGGCGCGGCGCGCCCTGGAGATCGCGGCGGCGGGCGGCCATGCGCTTCTCCTCGCCGGAACGCCGGGGTGCGGCAAGACGATGCTCGCCGAACGGATACCGGGCATCCTTCCGGATTTTTCGGACGGCGAGGCGCTGGAAACGGCGCAGGTCTACAGTGCGGCCGGCGAGCCTCCCTGGCCTCGCCTCATTGCGCGGCGGCCTTTTCGCGCGCCGCACCACACGGTAACGCCCGCAGGACTTATCGGCGGCGGCAATCCCCCCCGACCGGGCGAGATCACGTTCGCCCACGGCGGTGTGCTGTTCCTCGACGAGTTTTCCGAGTTCCGTCGCGATGCCAGGGAAGCGCTCAGGCAGCCCATCGAATCCGGAGAGATCCGCATCGCCCGGGCGGGCAACGTCTACAGATTCCCCTGCCGCTTCCTTCTCGTCGCGGCGACCAATCCCTGCCCCTGCGGAAACGCCGGCCATTCCCGGCGGATCTGCCGCTGTTCCCCTCACCAGATCTCGCAATTCGCGGGGAAATTCTCGGGGCCGCTGCTTGACCGGATAGATCTGGCGGTTTCCGTCCCCCCGCTGGCGGGAACAGATTGGTGCCGCTCCGGTGAAGGAGAACCGACGTCGGCGGTGCGTGAACGCGTGATGCGGTGCCGGAAAATCCAGGAAAGGAGGTACGCCCGTCGTCCCCGCCGGACCAACGGTGAGGTGAGAGCTTCCTTCCCGGAACTGGCGTCCCACCTTTCGCCGGAAGCGAGATCGCTTCTGACCCGCGCCGCGGACCGTTTCGGACTCTCCGGAAGGGCTATTTGCAAGGTGGCACGGATCGGAAGGACGATCGCCGACATAGCCGCGGAAAAAACGGTCGCGCTGCCCCACATCGCGGAGGCGATCCAGTTCCGCCTCCCCGACTTCGCCCGAACCAATGAACCGGAGCCGGCGCTATAA
- a CDS encoding HEAT repeat domain-containing protein, with amino-acid sequence MKRRSFKFAPALAASAILCLFANSASAVLPRPPNCRAAADSCDRIPWIEQVMWSRDKEAIPFLRTMAAGDAHERVRQRSLGALAILGDSEAHKVFLGRLSSDPSPAVRRAAAEGIGLLKFPGPQPALTEHLQNDSNPLVRAECARAMGRMGKLAYVPYLTAALFRDPSPEVRALSAEALARLRTPDATIPLIESVKDEDPLVRLYAIRGLVESDPSAAMSLFRQVWDTTKDPELRVEAFRGLLLSGESVKWSDAGLGDQDERVRFLALQEWVTRLSRRKGGPFMLDHESLRRLESCLSDPVRGIRELAKSFLEKMGYRVKPSGFYYMLER; translated from the coding sequence ATGAAACGACGCTCCTTCAAATTCGCCCCGGCGCTTGCCGCATCCGCCATTCTTTGCCTGTTCGCGAATTCCGCTTCCGCAGTCCTGCCTCGTCCCCCGAACTGCAGGGCGGCCGCCGATTCCTGCGACCGGATACCCTGGATAGAGCAGGTGATGTGGAGCCGCGACAAGGAAGCGATCCCATTCCTGAGAACGATGGCGGCGGGGGATGCGCACGAAAGGGTACGGCAGCGAAGCCTGGGCGCCCTTGCGATCCTCGGAGATTCCGAGGCGCATAAAGTGTTCCTCGGCCGGCTGTCTTCCGATCCATCCCCGGCGGTTCGGCGGGCCGCCGCCGAAGGGATCGGCCTGCTTAAATTTCCCGGCCCTCAACCTGCCCTCACGGAACATCTCCAGAACGATTCCAACCCTCTCGTCCGGGCGGAATGCGCCCGCGCAATGGGCCGCATGGGAAAGCTCGCGTACGTTCCGTATCTCACCGCCGCGCTTTTCAGAGACCCCTCGCCCGAGGTGCGGGCATTGAGCGCCGAGGCGCTCGCGCGCCTGCGGACGCCGGATGCGACGATCCCTCTCATCGAGAGCGTGAAGGACGAAGACCCCCTCGTGAGACTCTACGCCATACGGGGGCTCGTCGAATCCGACCCATCCGCGGCCATGTCCCTCTTCCGGCAGGTATGGGACACGACGAAAGATCCCGAACTGCGCGTGGAGGCGTTCCGGGGTCTCCTGCTCTCGGGCGAATCCGTCAAATGGAGCGATGCCGGCCTGGGCGACCAGGACGAGCGGGTGCGTTTTCTCGCACTGCAGGAATGGGTCACCCGCCTTTCCAGGCGGAAGGGGGGGCCGTTCATGCTGGACCACGAATCCCTGCGCCGGCTCGAGAGCTGCCTTTCCGACCCGGTCCGCGGGATCCGGGAGCTCGCCAAGTCGTTCCTCGAGAAAATGGGATACCGCGTCAAGCCTTCGGGATTCTATTACATGCTCGAACGCTGA